A single window of Drosophila suzukii chromosome 3, CBGP_Dsuzu_IsoJpt1.0, whole genome shotgun sequence DNA harbors:
- the LOC108013350 gene encoding capon-like protein isoform X1 encodes MKHEKTLVMAAPHKQRHPHLADSSAHVPRSPITKAFDFLPWSRSRSKVNMAKVQNQNQSPNQPMEQQASVSSVEKPSEVHYHKNIFRSGGGLIRDILVGDKNLELKNKPPPSPIPSHKKKQKHLSRNKSLDIRELIGCVEREMVPLTGGTSTGQPPRFIDDTYIDHKPKHILFNDDENTVYIIKKEQPVAKSSHKASNSSSSAGQTNGDVLKARLKLKRLPSDHYEASPEALRRAHLLHQRSEQRHQLQRRKSLSDQQSSSSLSSGGGGGGSANGSIMLERPKTDKPRKKLSFREPIIAGDQILPLILNEQRQARQRRRSSPLERAKGGLITGEDCDNLCNNRTKDAISCGCATSDPESQAMRIVRTVGQAFEVCHKFNLHKNSLEPNDERSDISSSELLDVEQISEQQLSEDGERGGGDNETPKKEHLAITPDLNLNHTQPQRPNHLELMPSHSSLRKSNSLLCDVDDKSPGSPSSPRSEITQLKDQLEAQALQTRQALGQLMLVREQLISETNARIEAQARTQQLLQQNRELLEHLASLGAYNEQQSAGLTSANIGMAPQQSQLQMLLQATSNNNNLATINQQISNLGSINQQLTSLSHQLSGLNQQSQHLQNLQQQQQQQQSQSAVPNPATPPPMAGGSSPYPSMSALQSISNQLQQQQQQQQQDALSKDLFQVNQELLNRLQSLNLNANPGQSQQTPTASGHNSFFYVNPLSCTPATPNNNAGAGAGGFNFLTSPAATGTLTPSPLGSMNRNSFAGSSSLNEDIRLSIEQNLNNLEEQLKAAVSNGNLAGLACGGSTSTRDTSRSSSTLDSPSSPRLRSSNNNISAGSSNGNQHPNQNQNNNGNSNGSSSRETRFNTVLLRVTDEAGHQRKLSATPSFITRSTSEKVPNRSQMMSQVQRTTWARHTTK; translated from the exons ATGAAGCACGAGAAGACCCTCGTCATGGCTGCTCCGCACAAGCAGCGCCATCCGCATCTCGCGGATAGCTCCGCCCACGTTCCCAGAAGTCCCATCACCAAGGCCTTTGACTTTCTCCCCTGGTCGCGGAGTCGTAGCAAGGTCAACATGGCCAAGGTCCAGAATCAGAATCAAAGTCCCAATCAGCCGATGGAACAGCAGGCCTCTGTATCTTCGGTGGAAAAGCCCTCGGAGGTGCACTATCACAAGAACATTTTCCGCAGCGGTGGTGGCCTCATCCGGGATATCCTGGTGGGGGATAAAAATCTCGAGCTAAAGAACAAACCACCACCATCCCCAATTCCCTCGCACAAAAAGAAACAGAAGCATTTGTCCAGGAACAAGAGCTTGGATATTAGGGAACTTATAGGTTGTGTGGAAAGGGAAATGGTTCCTTTGACGGGAGGAACTTCAACAGGTCAGCCACCTCGCTTTATAGACGACACCTATATAGACCACAAGCCCAAGCACATACTGTTCAATGACGATGAGAATACTGTGTATATCATAAAGAAAGAGCAACCTGTGGCCAAGTCCAGTCATAAGGCTAGCAATTCCTCATCCTCTGCAGGCCAAACCAATGGAGATGTCCTAAAGGCCCGACTGAAGCTGAAACGTCTGCCCAGCGATCATTATGAGGCTTCGCCAGAGGCCCTGCGAAGAGCTCATCTGCTGCACCAGCGATCCGAGCAGCGTCATCAGCTGCAAAGACGCAAAAGTCTCAGCGATCAGCAGAGCAGCTCTAGTCTGAGCAGTGGCGGCGGTGGAGGGGGCAGTGCCAACGGGAGCATTATGCTGGAACGACCCAAAACCGATAAACCACGCAAGAAGCTATCCTTCAGGGAGCCCATCATAGCCGGAGACCAAATACTACCACTCATCCTCAACGAACAGCGACAGGCGAGGCAGAGGCGTCGCAGCTCCCCCCTGGAGCGCGCCAAAGGGGGCTTAATAACGGGAGAGGACTGTGATAATTTATGCAATAATCGCACAAAGGATGCAATTTCCTGCGGCTGTGCGACGAGCGATCCGGAG TCCCAGGCCATGCGCATCGTTCGCACCGTGGGCCAAGCCTTTGAAGTGTGCCACAAATTTAATCTTCATAAGAATTCCCTGGAACCCAATGACGAACGCTCCGACATATCCTCCTCGGAGCTCCTGGATGTGGAGCAAATCAGCGAGCAGCAGCTGAGTGAAGATGGAGAACGCGGTGGCGGCGACAACGAGACGCCCAAGAAAG AGCACTTGGCCATAACACCCGATCTGAACCTGAACCACACGCAGCCGCAGCGCCCCAACCACTTGGAGCTAATGCCATCGCATTCGAGTCTACGCAAATCGAACAGCCTGCTG TGCGATGTGGACGACAAGTCACCTGGCTCACCCTCCTCTCCGCGTTCTGAGATCACCCAGCTGAAGGATCAGCTGGAGGCACAGGCTCTGCAAACGCGCCAGGCTTTGGGTCAACTTATGCTGGTGCGGGAGCAGCTCATCTCGGAGACCAATGCGCGCATCGAGGCGCAG GCGCGCACCCAACAACTGCTGCAGCAGAACAGGGAGCTTCTGGAGCACCTGGCCTCTCTGGGGGCCTACAACGAACAGCAGAGTGCGGGTCTCACGTCGGCCAATATTGGAATGGCGCCACAG CAATCGCAGCTGCAAATGCTGCTGCAGGccaccagcaacaacaacaatctGGCCACGATCAATCAGCAGATCAGCAATTTGGGCAGCATCAATCAGCAGTTGACCTCGCTGAGTCATCAGCTAAGTGGTCTCAATCAGCAGAGCCAGCACCTCCAGAAtttgcaacagcagcagcagcaacaacaatcgCAGTCGGCGGTGCCCAAtccggccacgccccctcccATGGCTGGGGGCAGTAGTCCATATCCCTCGATGAGTGCCCTCCAGAGTATCAGCAATCAattgcaacagcaacagcagcagcagcaacaagaTGCCCTGTCCAAGGATCTGTTCCAGGTGAATCAAGAGCTGCTGAATCGTCTGCAATCGCTGAATCTGAATGCCAATCCTGGCCAGAGTCAGCAGACGCCCACGGCCTCCGGGCACAACTCCTTCTTCTATGTGAATCCCTTGTCCTGCACACCGGCCACGCCGAATAACAATGCCGGCGCAGGAGCTGGAGGATTCAATTTCCTAACCTCACCGGCGGCCACGGGAACGCTGACGCCCTCACCGCTGGGCTCCATGAATAGGAATTCCTTTGCAGGGAGTTCTTCTCTAAACGAGGATATCCGTCTGAGCATCGAGCAGAATCTGAATAACCTGGAGGAGCAACTCAAGGCGGCTGTGTCGAATGGCAATCTGGCTGGCCTGGCTTGTGGGGGATCCACTAGCACTAGGGATACCAGTCGCAGTTCCTCCACCCTGGACTCGCCCTCCTCACCGCGGCTGAGGAGCAGCAATAACAACATAAGTGCCGGGAGCAGCAATGGCAACCAGCATCCCAATCAGAATCAGAACAATAATGGCAACAGTAATGGTAGCAGTAGTCGGGAGACAAGATTCAATACGGTTTTGCTGAGGGTCACCGATGAGGCGGGTCACCAGAGGAAGCTATCGGCCACGCCCAGTTTCATTACCAGGAGCACCAGCGAGAAGGTGCCCAATCGCAGCCAAATGATGAGCCAAGTGCAGAGGACCACCTGGGCCAGGCATACCACCAAATAG